AGCAGAAACTATTAACAAATCGCCCAAAATTTTTCTTCCATCCTCTAATTCTATTCCCTTAAAAATATTATTCTCCGCTATTACTTTCTTCGCTTTTGCTCCCAAATAAAATTCAAATCCGAATTTTTCCTGAAGCTTTCTTTGAAATATTTTTGCTCCCTCTTCATCCAACTGCCTTGGAATAAGCCTTTGGAAAAACTCTATACCAACAACCTTAAGACCTCTTTGAGATAGAGCCCTTCCTACCTCTAAGCCTAATAAACCACATCCCAAAATTACGACTTTTTCTTTTCCCTTAATATAATCTAAAATTTCCTTTGCATCATCTATATTTCTTAAAGTAAAAACTCCTTTTGCATCTATATTCTCAAGAGGTGGCTTAGAGGGTTTAGCACCTGTTGCAATTAATAATTTACTATACTTGTACTTATCCTTTGTAGTCAGTAAAATTTGTTTATCTAAATCAACACTTAATCCTTTTTCCCCATATACGACATCTATCTTTTTTTCTTGATACCAACTTGATGGATAAAATGGAAGTTCTTCTTCTCCTATTTTTCCTGCTAAAAATTCAATTATCTGTGGGCGAGCATAATATGGGTATTTTTCTTCTGTTATTACAAGAATAGGAATTGTACGATCTTTCTCTCTAACTACTTGAGCACAAGTTATTCCTGCAACACCATTCCCTATAACTATGATCATAGGTCAATCTCCTATACAGGAGAAAACATATCTTTGCCAGCTCCACAAACAGGACATACCCAATCATCTGGCAAATCCTCAAAGGGGGTCTCTGGGGGAATTCCGCCATCTGGATCTCCTTCTTCAGGATCATAAATATACCCACACACTAAACATCTATATTTTTGCATGTTTTTAATCCTCCTAAAGTAAAATTATTTTCAGTCTAAATTATATCAAAAATTAGGCAGTAAAGAAAATCCTGTTGGAGTTAATTCTCCTCCTATTTTCTTAGTAGGAATAGCTTTTAATGATATCTCAAATTGAAAACTTCCTGTATTTGGATTTAGAGAAAACTTACCTAAAAAGCAATGGAGGTCTTTTTCCAAAGATATTAATGGATAAACATTAGCTGATGGATATGTTCCCCATAAAGTTAACTTACCTGCAAAATGCCAATCACCCTTTATGTCAAATATTAATTTGTAATCTAATCTCTGCAGAGGATTATCGTAATAGGGATTTATTAAAGCTCCTAAGCTAAATGCCATTGTAGGTGGCAAAGAAAAAGTTCCCTGAAGAATAACAGGTGAAAACTTTTGATTCTTCCAGTCATAATTACTGCTTCCCGTAAGAATAAAAAGATTTCTATAACTTAATCTTCCCCTAATATTCAATGGAGATAGTGTATTATTTATGAAATTATAAGAATCAGAAAGAGAAAGATTAACATCCTGAGTCCCTAAAAGTATAGAGAGAGTCAGATTATTTGTTTCTCCCATGTAATCAAAATAAAAAGGAGTATTACCCAAATCTCCTGTGATTATATCTTTTCCTAAAAGCTGAAAATTATAAATTGTAGATAAGTTCAAAAAGGATAGGGGTTTATAGTTTGCCTGCAAATTCCCCAAAACAAAATATCTTGCATCTCCTGTCTGATAAAAATCTTGCTTGTAGCCTAAATTAGCGTTTAAACTTAAATTTGATACCCTATAAGATAAGGGGAGATATAAACTATAACCCAATTTTAATGCCTTCATATAAGAAGATGGCTCATCGTAATAGCCTAATATCCCTTCAAATCTTAGGGGTACACTAAACAAATTAAAATTACTATTAAATGTGATCTCAGGTATTTTCAGTAATAATAAGTTTTTAGGGTCAGAAACCCTATAATTTTGATAGATCGAGAGGGAATAATTTTTACCCCTAAAATTAATTCTACCATCTTCATATAATTCATATCTTCTATTTCCAGAAATAATGTTATTATTATATCTTGCATTAAAAACAAAAGATTTTGTTCCCTCTTTATCAAAATTCTGTGATAAATTAAGAATTGAGCCAAACTTTTGGGAATTTACATCCTGAGACATATTAAACTGCAAAGATGTCCTATTTAATCCATAAGTAAAAGTAAACCTTAAATTATCTTGAATACTAAAGTAATTATACTGAGGCTTTAAATAGTAAGATAAGTTGTTATTAAAGAAAATAAAATCAGAGATTTTTTGATCATGGTTCCAATTTAAAGAAACATTGGGACTTTTAATACTCTGAAAATCTATATACTCTGACAAATTCAATTTAATACTTCCCTTTATATTCCTGAGATTATAATTTTGGGTTATATCTATAGAATAAGGATTTTGATTTGTTACAAAATTATGCTTTAAAAGAATAGAAATTAATCCTGCCTGATTAAAAATAACATAAGAAATTGGATAGGATAAAAATATGCTTTGGGCATCAAAACCTATTTGAGGAAAAGGATTAGGTTCCTCTTTTAAGGAGATAACATATCTAAACAAAGGAATTGAGAAGGGCAAGAATATAAATTTTAAAGAGACTCCATCTAAAATTATCTTGTCATCAGGCAAATAGGTGATCTTCGAGGCATATAGAAGATAATGAGGATTTTCCAAATCACAAGTCGTTATAGCACCTTTATTTATAATTATTTCATTTTTCTTCCACTCCAATAATGATCCAGAAAAATATAAATTCCCCTTTACTCCTTCCGCCGTATATGTAGCTTTTACCTGCAAAAGCTCACCCTCATCCTTCTTAAAAGCGTAAACCAATTCCTTTGCCAAAAATTCTCCTTTACGATCCTTAAATACTACATTCCCAGAAGCCTTTACTATTCCATCATTTACATTACCTTCCACACTATCTGCATATATGATAATACCTTTTCCCTCAATCTTTACCTTACCATAGGCTTTAAAAGTACGAGTCTCCCAATAAAATTCTATCTTCTCCGCCTTTATACTCCAAGGAGAAGTCTCACCGAAAACCTCATTTACTATTAAAAGCAACAGAATAAATGAAATTATTCTTACCACTTTCTTATTTTCCATAAAAACACTCCTAAGCTAATGGTTCCTAAGAAAATATTAGGGAGCCATGCAGAAAAGAAAGGAGAAAATATTGCATACTCTCCCAAAGATCGAGCAAATATTGTAAAACCATAATAAAAGAAAGCAATTATAATGCTAAAGGCTGTACCCCATAACCTCCCACTTTTTCCAGTAAATAATATTACAGCAAAGGCAAGCAAGGTAAAAACAGGTATAGCAATGCTTTGAGCTATTCTTAAATTACTTTCTACCTCTAAGCTTCTTGAGGATACCCCCGCTTTTCTAAAAACCCTTATTCTTCTCATAAGTTCATTGGTTGTCATCTCCTGAGGTCCTCTCTCCCTTTGAAATATATATAGAAATTCCTGGGGCAAATTTATTTGAAAGGTATCAAATTTTCCCTCCCAAGAAACAAAATGGTCTTTCCCTAATTTATGTACTATACCATCCTGTAAAATTAATTTTTCCTGACTCCAGATAGCAGATTTTGCTGTAAGAAGCATAGGAAACTCTTCTCCTAATGATAAGTCAAATATCATTACTCCCTCTAAAACATTACTATTTTCTTTTACCTTTTTAACATAATAATATCTTGATTGTTCATCATGAAAAAAAATATTTTCTCCTTTGGTAGGGAGAGGATTTACAAAGAAATACCTTTGGATAATTTGATTTGCTCTATAATTTGAATTAGGAATCAAGGAATAATTTAACATCCAAAGAATACCAGAGAGTAAAATAGACAATATAAAAATAGGAATTGTAAGTTTTATAAAGGGTATTCCATTGCTTCTTAATGCAAAAAGCTCTCCATCCCTTATTAGCCTACTAAATCCAAAAATAACTGCAAAAAGTAATGCGGTAGGGATCACAAAGACCAAAAGTGAGGGGACTTTATAGTAAAGAAGTTTTAAAACTGTATAAATACTAATCCTTTTTAGAATTATAAAATCAGAAAACTCATAAAGGATTTGTATTAACATTACTAAGACAAATCCCAAAATACCTAAAAGAAATGGAGAAATAACTTCTGCAAGAATATATCTTATATAAAGCTTCATAACTTATTCTGTCACATAAAATATACTTTCCACATCTCCTTCTGCTTCCATCCTCTTCTCTTTTACATAGACACTGATTTTGCTACATCTTATCTCGTTTTTCTCACTATCTAATATTGAAACATTATCTATTAGTGTATATATTTCCTTATTAGTATCCACTACAGCACTATCAGACTTTCCTTTTAGATCCTCTCTATCTATGCTTACCCCTCCAAACAAGTTCCCCGTATTTGTCCGAAGAGAATATTTAAGACTTTGAGAGGTAATTTTTGTAACTTCCAATTTACCCCCTTCAACCTTTCTTTGAATTACAATAGAAACATTCTTCTTTAATTCAACATTCTCATTTTTTAGGTCCGCCTTTAAATCTTCTCCTGAGATACTTAAATCCCTTTGAGAAATAGAAACTTTTCCAGGCGCCTCAACCAAGCTTGCATCTTGATTGTAATACACAGTTGTAGCAGTAATCCTTGTTTCGTCTTCTTTACCTGGCTTATAGATTACCACTACGTTTCCTTCCGCCTTTGACATTTTCTTTCCCCAATCATACGAGACCTTTTGAGCCTTAATCTGAACAGGATTTTTTGTAGGAGTTGTCTGGGCTGAGACTGTACTTATATGAGCCAGAAATAAAATTAAAAGAGAAAAAATCAATACTTTTCTCATTTTTCTTACCTCCTAAATACCAGTTTCAATAACAACATTACCCTCAAAAACTGCAATACCCTCCTTAGAGGAAAAACGGAAAAAATCTGCCTCC
Above is a window of Dictyoglomus sp. NZ13-RE01 DNA encoding:
- a CDS encoding nitrite reductase, giving the protein MIIVIGNGVAGITCAQVVREKDRTIPILVITEEKYPYYARPQIIEFLAGKIGEEELPFYPSSWYQEKKIDVVYGEKGLSVDLDKQILLTTKDKYKYSKLLIATGAKPSKPPLENIDAKGVFTLRNIDDAKEILDYIKGKEKVVILGCGLLGLEVGRALSQRGLKVVGIEFFQRLIPRQLDEEGAKIFQRKLQEKFGFEFYLGAKAKKVIAENNIFKGIELEDGRKILGDLLIVSAGIIPEIDIAKKSGIEVNKGIIVNEYMETNVKYVYSAGDCVEYSGRIYGIIPASLEQGSIAGKNMVGEKTVYTGTIPFNTLKITGISLASMGNIEYNEPNAEIFVLKDEEKGFYRKLIFVDNVIVGAILLENSQKYINKIKSLISSKKIIEKKDEILYEE
- a CDS encoding permease gives rise to the protein MKLYIRYILAEVISPFLLGILGFVLVMLIQILYEFSDFIILKRISIYTVLKLLYYKVPSLLVFVIPTALLFAVIFGFSRLIRDGELFALRSNGIPFIKLTIPIFILSILLSGILWMLNYSLIPNSNYRANQIIQRYFFVNPLPTKGENIFFHDEQSRYYYVKKVKENSNVLEGVMIFDLSLGEEFPMLLTAKSAIWSQEKLILQDGIVHKLGKDHFVSWEGKFDTFQINLPQEFLYIFQRERGPQEMTTNELMRRIRVFRKAGVSSRSLEVESNLRIAQSIAIPVFTLLAFAVILFTGKSGRLWGTAFSIIIAFFYYGFTIFARSLGEYAIFSPFFSAWLPNIFLGTISLGVFLWKIRKW
- a CDS encoding rubredoxin → MQKYRCLVCGYIYDPEEGDPDGGIPPETPFEDLPDDWVCPVCGAGKDMFSPV
- the lptC gene encoding LPS export ABC transporter periplasmic protein LptC, with protein sequence MRKVLIFSLLILFLAHISTVSAQTTPTKNPVQIKAQKVSYDWGKKMSKAEGNVVVIYKPGKEDETRITATTVYYNQDASLVEAPGKVSISQRDLSISGEDLKADLKNENVELKKNVSIVIQRKVEGGKLEVTKITSQSLKYSLRTNTGNLFGGVSIDREDLKGKSDSAVVDTNKEIYTLIDNVSILDSEKNEIRCSKISVYVKEKRMEAEGDVESIFYVTE